A DNA window from Arachis duranensis cultivar V14167 chromosome 3, aradu.V14167.gnm2.J7QH, whole genome shotgun sequence contains the following coding sequences:
- the LOC107479301 gene encoding uncharacterized protein LOC107479301, with product MPPLRSSGFVDPGWDHGIAQDERKKKVRCNYCGKIVSGGIYRLKQHLARVSGEVTYCEKAPEEVYLRMKENLEGCRSNKKQKHIDAQAYMNFQSNDDEDDEEQIECRSKGKQLMDDRSVSINFTPLRSLGYVDPGWEHGVAQDERKKKVKCNYCEKIVSGGINRFKQHLARIPGEVAPCKNAPEEVYLKIKENMKWHRTGRRHRQPEAKELIPFYAKSVNDDDDDEEEEDEYEQMEDASHHVNKETLIDVDNRLSKDFRKTFKAMPPSTGPEPVLRRSRLDNIYLKLPKNQPPQAFNQVKVKTGPTKKLRKEVISTICKFFYHAGIPVQAADSLYFHKMLEVVGQYGQGLVCPPSQLMSGRFLQEEIDSIRNYLVEYKASWAITGCSVMADSWRDVQGRTIINFLVSCPHGVYFVSSVDATNVVEDAPNLFKLLDKVVEEIGEENVVQVITENTPNYKTAGKMLEEKRRNLFWTPCATYCINRILEDFMKIRCVEECIEKGQKITKLIYNQIWLLNLMKNEFTEGQELLNTAGTQYASSFATLRSLLDHRVGLKRMFLSNKWISCRFSRTNEGKEVEKIVLNVTFWKKMQYVRKSVDPIMHVLQKVCSGESFSMPYIYNDMYRAKLAIKSVNGDDARKYEPFWKVIDSHCNSLFCHPLYLAAYFLNPSYRYRQDFVAHSEVVRGLNECIVRLEPDNMRRISASMQIAHYNSAQDDFGTELAISTRTDLEPAAWWQQHGISCIELQRIAVRILSQTCSTFVREHEWSIYDQIYSKSQNRLTQKKLNDLIYVHYNLRLRESQLRKRSRDSRSTSVDNVLLEHLLKDWITDTNLQSSDVDKNIYDGIEQDDQYENDLIDYDDGAARSLKGTLELETMADLVVGSPDVDHANINAATDNDSDLNYFDDDLSE from the exons ATGCCTCCATTACGCTCCAGTGGATTTGTTGATCCCGGTTGGGATCATGGTATTGCCCAAGATGAGCGGAAAAAGAAGGTTAGATGCAATTATTGTGGGAAAATAGTTAGTGGTGGCATATACAGATTAAAGCAGCATTTAGCCCGAGTTTCTGGTGAAGTAACATATTGTGAAAAGGCTCCTGAGGAAGTCTACTTAAGAATGAAGGAAAACCTGGAAGGGTGTCGATCCAACAAGAAACAGAAGCACATTGATGCTCAAGCATATATGAATTTTCAGtctaatgatgatgaagatgatgaagagcAAATTGAGTGTAGAAGCAAAGGGAAGCAGTTGATGGATGATAGAAGTGTATCTATAAACTTTACACCTCTTCGTTCATTAGGATATGTTGACCCAGGGTGGGAACATGGTGTTGCTCAAGatgagagaaagaagaaagtgaAATGCAACTATTGTGAGAAAATTGTTAGTGGAGGTATTAATCGGTTTAAACAGCATCTGGCTAGAATTCCTGGAGAGGTAGCACCTTGTAAAAATGCTCCTGAAGAAGTTTATCTTAAGATTAAAGAGAATATGAAATGGCATCGCACTGGAAGGAGACATAGGCAACCTGAGGCTAAGGAGTTGATTCCTTTCTATGCAAAATCagttaatgatgatgatgatgatgaagaagaagaagatgaatatgaGCAGATGGAAGATGCTTCGCATCATGTGAACAAGGAAACattgattgatgttgataacAGATTGTCTAAAGACTTTAGGAAGACCTTCAAGGCAATGCCGCCAAGTACTGGTCCTGAACCTGTATTGAGAAGATCTAGGTTGGATAACATATACCTGAAACTGCCCAAGAATCAGCCTCCTCAAGCTTTCAATCAAGTCAAAGTTAAGACTGGGCCCACTAAAAAATTGCGCAAGGAAGTCATTTCTACAATTTGCAAGTTCTTTTACCATGCTGGGATTCCTGTACAGGCTGCAGACTCcttatattttcataaaatgCTTGAAGTTGTTGGTCAATATGGACAGGGACTGGTATGTCCACCAAGCCAACTTATGTCTGGTCGCTTTTTGCAGGAGGAAATAGATTCCATTAGGAATTATCTCGTCGAATACAAGGCTTCCTGGGCAATTACTGGTTGTTCTGTAATGGCAGATAGTTGGAGAGATGTACAGGGAAGAACAATTATTAACTTCCTTGTTTCTTGTCCTCATGGCGTATACTTTGTTTCTTCAGTTGATGCTACTAATGTAGTAGAAGATGCACCAAATCTATTCAAGCTTCTGGACAAGGTGGTGGAGGAAATAGGTGAGGAAAATGTGGTGCAG GTCATAACTGAAAATACTCCCAATTATAAAACTGCTGGGAAAATGCTTGAAGAGAAGCGAAGGAATTTGTTTTGGACTCCTTGTGCCACTTATTGTATTAATCGAATACTAGAAGATTTTATGAAGATAAGATGTGTGGAAGAGTGCATTGAAAAAGGCCAGAAAATTACAAAACTAATATACAATCAAATATGGTTGTTAAATCTTATGAAAAATGAATTTACTGAGGGGCAGGAGCTTTTAAACACAGCTGGGACACAGTATGCCTCTAGCTTTGCTACATTGCGGAGCTTGTTGGATCATAGAGTTGGGCTCAAAAGAATGTTTCTATCAAACAAATGGATTTCATGCAGGTTCTCCAGGACAAATGAGGGGAAAGAGGTGGAAAAAATTGTCTTGAATGTCACGTTTTGGAAGAAAATGCAGTATGTTAGAAAGTCAGTAGATCCCATCATGCATGTACTTCAAAAGGTTTGTAGTGGTGAGAGCTTCTCGATGCCATACATATATAATGATATGTACCGAGCAAAACTTGCAATCAAATCTGTTAATGGTGATGATGCACGTAAATATGAACCATTCTGGAAGGTGATAGACAGTCATTGTAACTCTCTGTTTTGTCACCCACTTTACTTGGCTGCGTACTTCTTGAATCCCTCCTACAGGTATCGGCAAGATTTTGTGGCG CATTCTGAGGTAGTCCGGGGGCTCAATGAATGTATTGTTCGGCTAGAGCCAGACAATATGAGACGGATATCTGCATCAATGCAG ATTGCTCATTATAATTCTGCACAAGATGACTTTGGAACTGAATTGGCAATTAGCACAAGAACAGATCTTGAACCAG CTGCGTGGTGGCAACAACATGGAATAAGCTGCATAGAGTTGCAAAGGATAGCTGTGCGCATATTAAGTCAGACATGCTCAACCTTTGTGCGTGAGCATGAGTGGAGTATATATGATCAGATATACAGTAAAAGTCAAAATCGTCTAACACAGAAGAAACTGAATGACCTTATCTACGTGCACTACAACTTGCGACTTAGAGAATCCCAATTAAGAAAAAGGTCTAGGGACTCAAGGTCAACCTCTGTTGACAATGTTCTGCTAGAGCACTTACTCAAGGATTGGATAACGGACACCAATTTACAAAGCTCTGATGTTGATAAG AACATCTATGATGGAATTGAACAAGATGATCAATATGAAAATGATTTAATTGATTATGATGATGGAGCTGCACGATCTTTGAAGGGAACGCTTGAGCTGGAAACTATGGCTGATTTAGTAGTAGGATCACCAGATGTAGACCATGCTAACATTAATGCTGCCACTGACAATGACTCTGatcttaattattttgatgatgatttgagcgagtaa